From one Candidatus Binataceae bacterium genomic stretch:
- a CDS encoding MFS transporter, producing MNQPRHNPAPGPADYPLAERERSYLWVLLGLLMSVTVFEGYDVTIFHLCTPDIARTFHLDDAAVGQMASLVRVGGMAAFFLVMYSDRIGRKPIVSATVLFYTLFTLFTALSQGLGTFTLFQSCAQLFLSAEFGIAIIMISEEFPAGSRGTGVAVLNGVGLLGVVAGGVLYALVVDSRWGWRGMYFIGIIPLLLVAFLRRNLRETARFEALQEERKRSGIESTGVLAVLRHAVEPLRGPYRGRILLVALLWNSVGLVGAPAVTFFTLYAKRDHHWTSAQISQAVVLAYLIGTLGHLLAGWSLDRVGRKLTTSLAYLVGAVSILALFKTGTHAAMLTSMVITVFAFQGARTATATYSSELFPTEIRATSYSLTVQLLGQISGLLTPVTVGALSHHLGGLGNAVAVVSIGPVIGAGLVWLFAPETRGRTLEELETSAAAD from the coding sequence GTGAACCAGCCCCGACACAACCCCGCACCTGGCCCCGCCGACTACCCGCTGGCCGAGCGCGAACGCAGCTATTTGTGGGTGCTGCTCGGACTCCTCATGTCTGTGACGGTTTTCGAAGGTTACGACGTCACCATATTCCATCTTTGTACGCCGGACATTGCGCGTACTTTTCATCTGGACGATGCAGCTGTGGGCCAGATGGCATCGCTCGTCCGCGTCGGTGGAATGGCCGCATTTTTCCTCGTGATGTACTCCGACCGCATCGGGCGCAAGCCCATCGTGTCCGCCACGGTCCTGTTCTATACCCTCTTCACTCTGTTCACCGCGCTCTCGCAGGGTCTTGGGACTTTCACGCTGTTTCAGAGCTGCGCGCAACTTTTCTTATCCGCCGAGTTCGGCATCGCGATCATCATGATCAGCGAAGAGTTTCCCGCCGGCTCACGCGGCACCGGCGTAGCGGTGCTGAACGGGGTGGGTCTGCTGGGAGTGGTCGCGGGGGGTGTGCTCTACGCGTTGGTGGTTGACTCGCGCTGGGGGTGGCGCGGGATGTACTTCATCGGGATCATTCCGCTGCTGTTGGTCGCATTCCTGCGGCGCAACCTGCGCGAGACCGCGAGGTTCGAAGCCTTGCAGGAGGAGCGCAAACGTAGCGGCATTGAGAGCACCGGAGTACTTGCGGTGCTGCGGCACGCGGTCGAGCCCCTGCGGGGTCCCTATCGCGGTCGAATTCTGCTGGTCGCGCTGCTGTGGAACAGCGTTGGCCTGGTCGGTGCGCCCGCGGTCACGTTCTTCACCCTGTATGCAAAACGCGACCATCATTGGACCTCGGCGCAAATCAGTCAGGCGGTCGTGCTCGCTTATCTGATCGGAACCTTGGGGCATCTGCTCGCCGGCTGGTCGCTGGATCGGGTTGGCCGCAAGCTGACCACCAGCCTCGCATACCTTGTGGGTGCGGTTTCGATTCTCGCTTTGTTCAAGACTGGGACACACGCGGCGATGCTCACCTCGATGGTGATTACGGTTTTTGCGTTCCAGGGAGCGCGCACCGCCACCGCGACGTACTCTTCGGAATTGTTTCCGACCGAAATCCGCGCCACCTCCTACAGCCTCACCGTGCAACTGCTCGGTCAGATTAGCGGCCTGCTCACCCCGGTCACAGTGGGCGCACTGTCGCACCACCTGGGAGGTCTGGGCAACGCAGTGGCGGTGGTTTCGATTGGCCCGGTGATTGGTGCGGGGTTGGTGTGGCTGTTCGCGCCCGAGACGCGTGGACGCACGCTCGAAGAACTTGAGACCAGCGCGGCAGCAGAT